AAGCCCCGAATCGTCACTGTATGAAGTAACCGGACTGGTCATATTAAACCCCACTGTATCCTCAGTAATGAAATCAAGAAAATCTGACCAATATAAACTTTCTAAGCTGGATCTAGAGGCAAGCATATTAGTAAACTCAACTGCTTCTCCCCATTCTTCATAATCATCTTCTCCAAAACTTGCGAAATTGTCCAGAAAAAGGCATGATGCGATCTCCACGACATTGCCAGCCACATTCTGAACGCTTGAGATCCTTTGGTAAGAACTAACTACTCCCGTTGTTCTTGATAGTTGCAGCCCACTAGCAAGCAATATTATCGTTCCAAAAGAAATAAGAATTAGCGTGATGACTAAGGCAAACCCATTTCTTCTATTGCGCTGAAATAGTAACATATACTCTCTCCTCCTTCGAGCTTCCCCTAGTATCAAAGAGAATTGCCTCAATCGTATATACCGTCCAGCTAACACCATTGAACACCACCGAAGTCTCATCGATTTCCGGAAGTGAAATCTGAGTATTCTCAAAACCAGCTCTAGTAAGAAATCCTACGCTACCCTCAGTTCCATTCAGGTCATTTTCGATAGCCGATAGGCGATCATTTATCTCTGTCAGGAGATCCTCGGGGGTTCCTCTAGATTTTCTCAGAACTGAATCTTGGCGAATTACATGACGCACAAAGCTAGAAGCCGCCTCTATGCTTGAGATACGAGCGATTCCCTGAGACATTGAATTGTACTTGACTATCAGAAAAACACCACCAGCAACAAATAACCCAAGGATCGCAAGGGCCAATAGTACTTCAAGCAACGAAAAACCTTTCTTAATAGAACCTCACCGCTCCTCCCGCTTGGCGCGTAAGAATA
This Mesotoga sp. BH458_6_3_2_1 DNA region includes the following protein-coding sequences:
- a CDS encoding type II secretion system protein; protein product: MKKGFSLLEVLLALAILGLFVAGGVFLIVKYNSMSQGIARISSIEAASSFVRHVIRQDSVLRKSRGTPEDLLTEINDRLSAIENDLNGTEGSVGFLTRAGFENTQISLPEIDETSVVFNGVSWTVYTIEAILFDTRGSSKEERVYVTISAQ